The Desulfomicrobium orale DSM 12838 genome includes a window with the following:
- a CDS encoding DUF190 domain-containing protein → MQHLIDVNILKIFVPESGVREDRRIYEAITDAARAHGLAQIAVSRGMAGSGPDALIYGTGGRLSEAPVIVEIVDTPPRIAAFLPFARDLAGDGCVTVQEGRASFLLPLAAQDIMTRNVATVETHTPLEDVVRVLLRRNIKAVPVMDGSRVAGIITGGDLLSRGGLPLRLDMHGRLPVECRSILDHTLLAENIMTTPVRTLRPQSPLREALDIMTGSRIKRLPVTGDDGILLGMVSRTDVLAAVSRTWAAAARLHVLPPGIHAFACDILHTAVPTCGPDDLLAEILPRVAASSFRQIVVTGERKTVLGVVHDWNLLERCSGRPDLVNSVLAGLTRGAPAPEGFSGCARDVMESDYPRAAPETPLAEVIRILVERKRTRIVIADENGCLSGMVDRNMILRKLAER, encoded by the coding sequence GCGGATTTACGAAGCCATCACGGACGCGGCCAGGGCTCATGGCCTGGCCCAGATCGCGGTGTCGCGCGGCATGGCGGGTTCCGGCCCGGATGCCCTGATATACGGGACCGGAGGCCGCCTTTCGGAAGCGCCGGTGATCGTAGAAATCGTGGACACACCGCCGCGCATCGCCGCCTTTCTGCCCTTTGCACGCGATCTGGCCGGAGACGGCTGCGTGACGGTGCAGGAAGGCCGGGCGTCCTTTCTGCTGCCCCTTGCGGCACAGGACATCATGACCCGGAACGTGGCCACCGTGGAGACGCATACGCCGCTGGAAGACGTGGTCCGGGTGCTGCTGCGCCGGAACATCAAGGCCGTGCCGGTCATGGACGGCTCCCGCGTGGCGGGCATCATCACCGGCGGGGATCTGCTCTCCCGTGGCGGGCTGCCCCTGCGTCTGGACATGCACGGGCGGCTGCCCGTGGAGTGCCGTTCCATCCTGGACCACACTCTCCTGGCTGAAAACATCATGACCACCCCGGTGCGCACCCTGCGTCCGCAAAGCCCCCTCCGCGAGGCTCTGGACATCATGACCGGTAGCCGCATCAAACGCCTGCCCGTAACCGGCGATGACGGCATCCTTCTGGGCATGGTCAGCCGCACGGACGTGCTGGCGGCCGTATCCCGGACATGGGCCGCGGCCGCACGCCTGCACGTTCTGCCTCCGGGCATTCACGCCTTTGCCTGCGATATTCTGCACACCGCTGTGCCCACCTGCGGCCCGGACGATCTTCTGGCGGAAATCCTGCCCCGCGTGGCCGCGTCTTCTTTCCGGCAGATCGTGGTGACCGGCGAAAGGAAAACCGTCCTGGGGGTCGTCCACGACTGGAATCTGCTGGAGCGCTGCAGCGGACGGCCCGATCTGGTGAATTCCGTTCTGGCCGGTCTGACCAGGGGCGCTCCGGCTCCGGAGGGGTTCTCCGGCTGCGCCCGGGACGTCATGGAGAGTGATTACCCCCGCGCGGCCCCGGAAACCCCTCTGGCGGAAGTTATCCGGATTCTGGTGGAGAGGAAGAGAACGCGCATCGTCATCGCAGACGAAAACGGCTGTCTGTCGGGCATGGTGGACCGGAACATGATCCTGCGCAAACTGGCGGAAAGGTGA